From a single Dromaius novaehollandiae isolate bDroNov1 chromosome 13, bDroNov1.hap1, whole genome shotgun sequence genomic region:
- the LOC135329759 gene encoding uncharacterized protein LOC135329759: MLDTVGHGWVSLLWGSGCLLHLCPSFLLLLVAWATVSIWCSVCKRRQVSPWSCCGGRHSDARDPGDEQRASGCRAQGGFLCYDLSCRPCGEAARERQRQLEAEAWQSPWASSRPQSPSSEDSSPWSAHSERRRLPARHRGLPQRGPGAPRPLPPATAPTDLELRSQADKLAGLTHALPERAVSPQAGSPTALGSRLAEGAGSLPGGTDPRPVSRLKLGHKFKKRLRMHLIKKCTEIRLGSFPAVVQRSWEVSVRSPERPAAPPPLRSTVVPKYFHTAEALFLPEEARETLELHIRAKKLQHQLQHQQSVCKESPAAHVPQAPVSAPQHQREETPVQLPAQHPPCLPQATKHRAELQPEPLRPEGDDDSKHKEQQRHRSDTQGSMWLLGDARGLVIYMGLRLSPTPGATKRAILRILGLHHLRKGFFD, from the exons ATGCTGGACACCGTGGGTCACGGCTGGGTCTCCCTTCTCTGGGGCAGTGGCTgcctcctgcacctctgccccagcttcctgctgctgctggtggcctggGCCACCGTGAGCATCTGGTGCAGCGTCTGCAAACGccgccag gtctctccctggagcTGTTGCGGGGGGAGGCACTCGGACGCCCGGGACCCAG GCGATGAGCAGCGGGCGTCCGGCTGCAGGGCACAGGGTGGGTTCCtgtgctacgacctcagctgcaggccctgcggcgaggccgcccgggagaggcagcggcagctggaggcagaagcttggcaaagcccctgggcctccagcagGCCACAGTCGCCCTCCTCGGAGGACTCCAGCCCCTGGAGTGCACACAGCGAGCGGAGGAGACTGCCTGCCCGGCATAGGGGGCTGCCCcagagggggccgggggccccgaGGCCGCTGCCTCCAGCCACAGCCCCAACCGACCTCGAGCTTCGCAGCCAGGCCGACAAGCTTGCGGGGCTGACGCACGCCCTGCCAGAGAGAGCTGTCAGCCCCCAGGCCGGCTCACCCACCGCCCTGGGCTCGCGCCTGGCTGAGGGGGCTGGCAGCCTGCCCGGGGGCACCGATCCTCGCCCCGTGTCGAGGCTGAAGCTGGGACACAAGTTCAAGAAGAGGCTGCGGATGCACTTGATAAAGAAGTGCACAGAGATCCGTCTAGGAAGCTTCCCCGCCGTGGTGCAGCGATCGTGGGAGGTGTCTGTCCGCAGCCCGGagcgccctgcagcccccccaccgCTGCGCTCCACTGTGGTCCCCAAGTACTTCCACACGGCAGAGGCCCTGTTCCTGCCGGAGGAGGCCCGGGAGACCCTGGAGCTCCACATCCGGGCAAAGAAGctacagcaccagctgcagcaccagcagagcgTATGCAAGGAGTCGCCTGCAGCTCACGTGCCCCAGGCACCGGTCTCAGCCCCCCAACACCAGCGTGAAGAGACCCCCGTCCAGCTGCCTGCTCAGCATccgccctgccttccccaggccaccaagcaccgtgcagagctgcagcctgagcCCTTGCGTCCAGAGGGGGACGATGACAGCAAGCACAAAGAACAGCAGCGACACAGGTCGGACACCCAGGGCAGCATGTGGCTCCTGGGCGATGCCAGGGGACTGGTCATTTATATGGGCCTGCGGCTCTCCCCAACCCCCGGTGCCACAAAGCGGGCCATCCTCAGGATCCTGGGGTTACATCATCTGCGCAAAGGCTTTTTTGATTAA